The stretch of DNA TACAATCCGGAACGTGTTAGTCTTGCGGAAGGAATAAAAGGAAGCGCGACAGAAGCGGTTGCCTATGTAGATGGGAAATTGACCGCTAATCCTGGCCGGATTGATCCGGAAAACGAAGCGTTTGAAAATAGCCGTAAGCCGCTGGCTGCTCAATTTATATTTAAAGGTGAAAAGGTCATTGTAGTGGCCAATCATTTTAATTCAAAAGGCGGAGATGAGCCGTTATTCGGAAAGAATCAGCCTCCTTATTTAGGAAGTGAAATCCAGCGCAGGCAAATTGCTGCGATTGTAAATGGCTTTGTTGAAGATGTAAAGTCAGCGGATCCAAACGCGAATCTGGTGATTTTAGGTGATTTTAACGATTTTGAATTTACCGAGACTCTTTCTATTGTAAAAGGGGATGAGCTGACCAACATGATTGAAAGAGTACCGGCAGAAGAGCGGTTCACGTATTCCTATCAAGGAAATGCACAGGTGCTCGATCATATCCTCGTCACGAATAATATGGCCGCTTCTACTGAAGTGGATATTGTTCATACCAATTCACAATTTATGGAGGAGCATGGACGGGCGAGCGACCACGATCCAGTAATCATTCGCACAACCTTTGCGGAAGATACTCCAGAAGCAGAAATCGTTTATGTGCCGGCGATGGAGAAAAAACAGTTTGTGGCTGCACAGCCGGGAATTCATCTGGAGTTTGATGAAGGAGCCCGTTTCAGCAAAGGCATTATCGTAAAACGTTCAGCTGTACTGGAAGGAGAAGGGTTAAAGTATAATACCGTTATCATTTCCACGCCGAAAAAAGGGCAGGTTATTGATTTGCGAGATGCAGAAGTGAAAGAAGTTCAATTCGATACAAAGCAGGAAGTGGAGATTATAGGAGCTGACAACGTAAAGAAATGGACAGATTTACAAGAAAAGAAAATAAAAAAACCGGCTGCTTCTTAAGCAGTACAACCGCCTGGCCGCTGCCAGGCGGTTTTTGTGATGAAACGTCTGCAGCAAAAAAGCCGGCATACCAGGGGGCATGCCGATTTTTTTCTATATTAATTATAAGGCTTTTAATGCTTCAGCAATCGGAACAGTGCCTTCGACAATTTCAAAGATCCGGCCCTCTGTTTGGGGGGTGAGCAGGCTTTGGACGAGTACTTCGGCAACATCAGCCCGTGCAATAGACTCCGTTCGATTCGCAACTTGGGGAGCTGCTTCAATTTTTCCGCTGCCGGCTTCATTTAAAAGGGCACCGGGACGAACGATCGTATAAGTGAGACCGCTCATCATTAAATGAGCATCTGCTTCATGCTTGGCCCGAAGATAATGCTGCAGAGCCTCAGGACCTGCATCCGGCCGGTCTGCTCCCATTGAACTGAGCATGACAAAACGCTCAATACCATGTGAAACGGCCAGATCAATGGCTTTGATTGCTCCGTCGCGGTCAACAGCCGTAGTTTTGTCGGGGCCGGTTGCTGAGCCGGAGCCGGCTGCAAAAATAACCGCGTTCACATCATTCATTGCATAACTAAAGTCCTGCTCCAGGTCGGCCAAAACCGGTCTGGCACCAAGCTGTTCCATATCTGCCATCTGGTCGGTTTTCCGAACCATTGCTTTAACGTGATGCTGAATATTTTCAGCCAGACTTTGGACAACGAGGCGGCCGGTTGTACCGGCTGCACCGATCACAAGTACATGCATAGTGAACCACCCTTTTTTCCGTTTCCTATTCCTTTACCCGCCATTAAAGGATTAAAACAAGGATGTGCTGTGCAGCGGCTGGACTTTTGCATCCGGATCAATATAGGATTTTGCATTGTTAACGGCCGTCGGCGCTTCTCCAAATCCTGTGGCAATCAGCTTTACTTTACCTGCGTATGTTGCCACATCACCGGCTGCATACACACCTGGGATATTCGTCTCCATACGTGAATTGACCACAATCGAGTTTTTCTCAATGTTAAGTCCCCAATTTTTCATCGGGCCAAGTGAAGAAATAAACCCGTAGTTCACAAGGAGGTCATCGATCTCTAGCGATTTCTTTTGGTCGCCTTTCACTTCCTCAAGTGCAAGAGTCTGCCCGTCAAAGGATACAGGAACAAATGGCGTCATAATCTGGACATCTGATTTGTGAAGCAAGTCCACACTGTGTTCGTGGGCGCGAAATTTGTCACGCCGGTGAATAATGGTGACTTCTTTTGCCGTTTTTTCAAGCATCATGGCCCAGTCAACCGCAGAATCACCGCCTCCTAGAACCGCGACACGCCGGCCTGAAAAAGAGGAAAGGTCATTGACAAAATAATGAACGTTCGGCAAAGCATCTGCGCCATCAAGCTCAAGCCGCCTCGGCTGAAAAGCACCGTTGCCCGCGGTAATAATTACCGCTTTGGTTTCATGCTTTCCCTTATCCGTTCCAAGAACAATACTGCCGTCTGGATTTTTTTCGAGGGACTGAACAGCCTCCTCCAGACAAAGTTCAACTGGAAAACGATTCATTTGTTCGACAAGCCGGTCAATCAGCTCCTGCGCCCGTACTGCCGGAAAAGCAGCTACATCGTAAATAAACTTTTCCGGGTAAAGAGCTGATAACTGTCCTCCTGGCTGCGGCAGGCTTTCGATAATTTTAACAGAAGCACCGCGCATTCCTGCGTAAAAGGCGGCAAACAGGCCGGTAGGACCTGCCCCGATAATCGTAATGTCTTTCACTCATAATCCCCCTTTTTAAAAAGCCATAAGATTGATGTATATGCCATCTTTGCTTTATTATGTCTTATTTTACAAAATTCCATAAGGGAAGTCTCATTTCAAATTTCTTGTCCAAATAACTTGAAAAAAGCAGTCAAAGCGTCTATGATAAAACTAGTTATGCACATTGTTAACATTTTGTGACAAAGTAAGAGGTATTTTTTTATACTTATACGTGAAGATTATCACATTCTTCGCGTGAATATTTTTAGTAGAGGTGGATAAAGATGACAGTGAGAAAGCCGAAAATTGTAGTACTAGGCGCCGGCTATGGCGGTCTTATTACTGTAACACGTCTTCAAAAAGCATTATCTGTAGATGAAGCAAATATTGTGCTCATCAACAAAAATGATTACCACTATGAAACAACATGGCTTCATGAGGCATCAGCGGGCACTATGCACCACGATCGTGTGCGCTACGATATCGATGCAGTCATCAACCGCAGCAAAGTAGAATTTATTCGCGCGGAAGTAGAAGATATTAAAACAGATGAAAAGAAGGTCATTTTAGATACAGGCGAAGTAGAGTATGACTACCTTGTGATCGCCCTTGGCGGAGAAGCTGAAACATTCGGAATCGAAGGACTAAAAGAACACGCTTTCACTATTTCGAATGTAAACACATCCCGTCAATTGCGTGATCATATTGAATTTCAGTTTGCAACTTATGCAAATGAAGAAGAAAAAAATGATGAGCGTTTGACATTTGTTGTCGGCGGTGCCGGCTTTACAGGTATCGAGTTCCTTGGTGAGCTTGCGAACCGTGTTCCTGAGCTTTGCAAAGAATATGATATTGACTTTTCAAAAGTGCGTATGTACTGCGTAGAAGCAGCACCTATGGTTCTTCCTGGTTTTGACCCTGAGCTTGTTAAATATGCGGTTGCACAGCTTGAGAAAAAAGGTGTTGAGTTCAAAATCGGCACACCGATCAAAGGTGCAACAGCTGACGGCATTATCGTGGCAAAAGGCGAAAACGAAACAGAGGAAATCAAAGCAGGTACAGTGGTTTGGGCAGCAGGTGTCCGCGGCAGCAGTATCATCGAAAAATCAGGCATTGAAAACATGCGTGCACGCGTAAAAGTAACGCCTGAACTTCGCGCTCCTGGCCATGACGAAATCTTCATTTTAGGTGACTGTTCACTTGTAATCAACGAGGAAATCAACCGTCCGTACCCGCCAACGGCGCAAATCGCGATGCAGCAAGGGGAAACGGTTGCGAAAAACCTTGTGAAGTTAGTGAAAGGCGAAGGGAACCTTGAATCCTTCACACCGAACATTAAAGGTACAGTGTGCTCACTTGGCGATAACGATGCAATCGGTGTCGTGTTCGACAAAAAGCTTAAAGGCACAAAAGCTTCATTTATGAAGAAAATGATTGATAACCGCGCACTATTTATGGTCGGCGGCCCTTCACTCGTCTTGAAAAAAGGGAAATTCAACGTCCTGTAAAAAGCAAAAGAGCCCTCTTTAAAAGAGGCTCTTTTTTTATGGAAAGAAAGGAAGCGTTTGGATGAAAAGGGGAAAGGTATGGCTGGCGGCAGCCGGTCTGGTTATTGACAGCCGCGGGCGCTGGCTTGTTGTGAAAAAAGCATATGGCGGGCTGAAGGGACAGTGGTCACTGCCGGCCGGATTTGTGGATGCAGGCGAAACAGTAGATGAAGCCGCTGTCCGAGAGGTGCGTGAGGAAACAGGAATTGAAGCATCCGTGTGCGGGGTGGCCGGTATTCGGTCTGGCGTCATTCAACATGATGTCAGTGATACCATGGTCGTCTTTCATATGATGCCGACAGAAGAAAAAGAGCCGAAAGCATGCGGGAGAGAATTACTCGCTGCGCGCTGGATGGCCGTATCGGAACTGCAAGAAAGTTTTGAGACGTCCGTGCTTTTGCGCCGCATAATTGAATCATTTGAGGCGCCGGGTTTAACTTCTCTCGATATCTCAGATCCAGGTCCGCAATTTGGCTATACAGCATACCGCTTTTTTGGGTAAGAGGATAAGGGAATAAAAAGAAAGAAAATGGTTATACTAAACCGGGAAAGTTTATTTCCTTTTCAAAAGGAAATACTTCTATAAAGCACTGGGTACGCGTCCCCCTCGTATCCAGTGCTTTTTTATATGGAAAGCAGGATTAACTGTCTGGTTAAAAGCACAACATAACGGGTTTTCTCTCTTTTTCGCTCATTGACCTTTTGAGAGCGGTTCAGTACACTTAAATGTATACAAATAGGGGGAATGGCTCCATGCATATTGCCGTTGTACTTGTATCTGCCTTGCTGTTTTTTGTTCTGTTTTTTGGCATTGGGTTTATTTTAAACATGCTGCTGCGCATGACGTGGATTATGGCTTTTATTTATCCGCTTGTGACGATCGCCATCGTGGACAATATCAGCACGCTTGATTACTTGTTTCAGCCGGGAGAATCATTTGGTATTCTCAGCGGGCGGGTGATCGGGCTTCAGCCGGTCGATATTACCATTCTATCATGCGGCTTTTTAGGTGCGATTGGAAGCGGATTCGTCATGCGGCTGCTGCGTGCAAAAGGCTATCAAATGTTTTAAGGAAGCGGCCTCTTTAAGGTCGTTTTTTTGGTTTGTAAAAGCTTGTCCAATGCTTCAATTCCTTTAAGCAGGTTTGGCGATGGCCGGCAAAAGTCTTTTTCTTCCAGAATGAAAACGGGCGTTTCCCCATATCCAGGCCGTTTTTTAATGACATCAACATTTACTTTGCTGGTCATTACGCCTACCCACGCTAGCAGGATAACATCGGGCTTTTTTTCCAGCACCGTTTCCCAATCGGTTTGTAAGCTTGGCACAAATCTATCTTCAAATACATTGATTCCGCCGCACAGCGTACTGATTTCGGTGAGCCAATTGGTGCCTCCGGGTGTAAACAATGGCTTCGGCCACCATTCCCAGTAAAGGCGCATACGGTCTGTCCATTCACGTGACCTGTACGGCTGAAGTGCCCGCATCCACTTGCTTCGAGCTTCTCTTCCATCTGTTCCACAAGCTTCGGCAATTTGCTCAATAGAATGCCCGATATCGTCAAGTGAATGGGGATTTGTCACAATATACGGAATGCCAAGCTGATCCAGTGCTTCTATATTTTTCTCCATTCCTGGTACACTGAGCGATGCCAGCACCATATCCGGCTGAAGAGCGGCCAGCTTCTTCATATCAATCGCTAAATCAGGTCCGAGTCTGGTTCGTTCTAAGTCGGAAAAGTCGTCTACACCGACAATTTGCTTTTCCAGACCAAGATACTGGCACACTTCTGTATTGCTTGGGCAAAGCGATACAATCCTCATTCCAACACTCCTATCCATTTTCCCCTATAATAACACGTGAGGTGATGAAAATGTTCGTAATCAAAAACGAACCCTTTTTGGAAACTGAAGCAGATGTACTGCTTATTGGCCTGTTTGATAAGCCATTGAAATTTGAGGGAGTGCTCGAACCGCTCGATCAAGCTTTTTCCGGGCAGCTGACAGAACTAGTGAAAAACGGTGATCTTTCCGCGAAAGAAGAACATACTTCTGTTATTCCAGCTCTTGGCCATATTCCAGCTAAGCGAATGGTCACAGTTGGGCTTGGCAAAGAAAAAGAAGCGGATTTTCATGCGATTCACCGAGCTGTGCAAAAAGCAGCCAAGCAGTCCAAGCCATACGGTCTGGAATCGATTGCCATTGTACTTGATTCCTTTGTCACAGAGAACGTAACAGCCGTTGAAGCGGCAGAGGCTTTAACAGAAGCACTGTTTTTAGCGCGCTTTGAATACACGGGATACCGCACGCCGGGTAACGAGCCGGAAAAGCAGTTAACGGCAGTTGTCGTATATACAGAGGCAGATCCGGACGAAATCCAGGCGGCATGTAAAGTAGGAAAAACGATGGCAGATGGCACGAACACAGCGATTCGTTTAACCGCTACTCCGTCGAATATGATGACAGCCAGTGATCTTGCCCTTCATGCGGAGAAATTGGCCGAGCGGTATAGCTTTGAACTGGAAGTGCTGGAACGGGAAGATATGGAGAAAATCGGCATGGGTGCTTTTTTAGCTGTTGCCCAAGGAT from Domibacillus sp. DTU_2020_1001157_1_SI_ALB_TIR_016 encodes:
- a CDS encoding NAD(P)/FAD-dependent oxidoreductase is translated as MKDITIIGAGPTGLFAAFYAGMRGASVKIIESLPQPGGQLSALYPEKFIYDVAAFPAVRAQELIDRLVEQMNRFPVELCLEEAVQSLEKNPDGSIVLGTDKGKHETKAVIITAGNGAFQPRRLELDGADALPNVHYFVNDLSSFSGRRVAVLGGGDSAVDWAMMLEKTAKEVTIIHRRDKFRAHEHSVDLLHKSDVQIMTPFVPVSFDGQTLALEEVKGDQKKSLEIDDLLVNYGFISSLGPMKNWGLNIEKNSIVVNSRMETNIPGVYAAGDVATYAGKVKLIATGFGEAPTAVNNAKSYIDPDAKVQPLHSTSLF
- a CDS encoding SDR family oxidoreductase — translated: MHVLVIGAAGTTGRLVVQSLAENIQHHVKAMVRKTDQMADMEQLGARPVLADLEQDFSYAMNDVNAVIFAAGSGSATGPDKTTAVDRDGAIKAIDLAVSHGIERFVMLSSMGADRPDAGPEALQHYLRAKHEADAHLMMSGLTYTIVRPGALLNEAGSGKIEAAPQVANRTESIARADVAEVLVQSLLTPQTEGRIFEIVEGTVPIAEALKAL
- a CDS encoding NUDIX hydrolase, coding for MKRGKVWLAAAGLVIDSRGRWLVVKKAYGGLKGQWSLPAGFVDAGETVDEAAVREVREETGIEASVCGVAGIRSGVIQHDVSDTMVVFHMMPTEEKEPKACGRELLAARWMAVSELQESFETSVLLRRIIESFEAPGLTSLDISDPGPQFGYTAYRFFG
- a CDS encoding YuiB family protein, with the translated sequence MHIAVVLVSALLFFVLFFGIGFILNMLLRMTWIMAFIYPLVTIAIVDNISTLDYLFQPGESFGILSGRVIGLQPVDITILSCGFLGAIGSGFVMRLLRAKGYQMF
- a CDS encoding cobalamin-binding protein, with product MRIVSLCPSNTEVCQYLGLEKQIVGVDDFSDLERTRLGPDLAIDMKKLAALQPDMVLASLSVPGMEKNIEALDQLGIPYIVTNPHSLDDIGHSIEQIAEACGTDGREARSKWMRALQPYRSREWTDRMRLYWEWWPKPLFTPGGTNWLTEISTLCGGINVFEDRFVPSLQTDWETVLEKKPDVILLAWVGVMTSKVNVDVIKKRPGYGETPVFILEEKDFCRPSPNLLKGIEALDKLLQTKKTTLKRPLP
- a CDS encoding NAD(P)/FAD-dependent oxidoreductase, producing the protein MRKPKIVVLGAGYGGLITVTRLQKALSVDEANIVLINKNDYHYETTWLHEASAGTMHHDRVRYDIDAVINRSKVEFIRAEVEDIKTDEKKVILDTGEVEYDYLVIALGGEAETFGIEGLKEHAFTISNVNTSRQLRDHIEFQFATYANEEEKNDERLTFVVGGAGFTGIEFLGELANRVPELCKEYDIDFSKVRMYCVEAAPMVLPGFDPELVKYAVAQLEKKGVEFKIGTPIKGATADGIIVAKGENETEEIKAGTVVWAAGVRGSSIIEKSGIENMRARVKVTPELRAPGHDEIFILGDCSLVINEEINRPYPPTAQIAMQQGETVAKNLVKLVKGEGNLESFTPNIKGTVCSLGDNDAIGVVFDKKLKGTKASFMKKMIDNRALFMVGGPSLVLKKGKFNVL